A genomic region of Candidatus Dormiibacterota bacterium contains the following coding sequences:
- a CDS encoding NFACT RNA binding domain-containing protein, with translation MVTDWVLIRRLAFEIEQRFRGAKVRDVGLLPDKRTAIALWNRGQTTLLCIDIFGTPPVVTVEDGELPIAAEPGFIRALGVTLRGMALLGAKARKGDRLIRLTFGARSRFGVGDEVELYIELVPRFGNVILTKRETIVTAAKEFSLAQNGTRAIQTGMAYQPPPARPQASLIPKLIAQAGAGLAEPDALAYFESDAAMREPLYTYRRNGVLLQAHVLELPNLEDAQPGPREASLLSLLGEARNANAGGAERARTGARRAALRKRLADRAKRTESELATIAAKRAKAIDRETLRTQGETIYNTLYELDESGRDEAKERALKLFSEYKKLGASLPHLDERERSLLTQREAIEALAWEVERAADEDLSDVEDAVAGIEPHRSTTAKAAKKRKRAPLEVRTPNGSRILVGRSPTENADLTFRVARPGDLWFHAQGIPGAHVIVQRDDRREPNDDDVMEAARLAAQHSKAKTGTKVPIDYTERKHVRKQKDAPPGLVWYTDFKTIIVTAAQ, from the coding sequence ATGGTGACGGACTGGGTTTTAATTCGGCGGCTCGCATTCGAGATCGAGCAACGCTTCCGCGGCGCGAAAGTACGAGACGTCGGGCTCCTGCCCGACAAGCGCACCGCGATCGCCCTCTGGAATCGCGGCCAGACGACGCTGCTCTGCATCGATATCTTCGGCACCCCGCCCGTGGTCACCGTAGAAGACGGAGAGCTGCCGATCGCTGCCGAGCCCGGCTTCATACGCGCCTTGGGCGTCACGCTCCGCGGCATGGCGCTCCTGGGCGCAAAAGCGCGCAAAGGCGACCGGTTGATCCGCTTGACGTTTGGAGCCAGGTCGCGCTTCGGCGTCGGCGACGAAGTCGAACTCTACATCGAGTTGGTGCCGCGCTTCGGGAACGTCATCCTCACAAAGCGCGAAACGATCGTCACCGCCGCCAAGGAGTTCTCGCTCGCGCAGAACGGCACGCGCGCGATTCAAACCGGCATGGCCTACCAACCGCCGCCAGCCAGGCCGCAGGCTTCGTTGATACCGAAGTTGATCGCGCAAGCGGGCGCAGGCCTCGCCGAACCGGATGCGCTCGCCTATTTCGAGAGCGACGCCGCGATGCGCGAACCGCTCTACACCTATCGCCGTAACGGCGTGCTGCTGCAAGCGCACGTGCTGGAACTCCCCAACCTGGAAGACGCGCAACCCGGCCCGCGCGAGGCCTCGCTGCTCTCGCTGCTGGGCGAAGCGCGCAACGCGAACGCCGGCGGCGCCGAGCGCGCGCGAACCGGCGCGCGCCGCGCCGCATTACGAAAACGCCTTGCCGATCGGGCGAAACGCACCGAAAGCGAGTTGGCGACGATCGCCGCAAAGCGCGCTAAAGCGATCGACCGCGAAACCCTGCGAACGCAGGGAGAGACGATCTACAACACGTTATACGAACTGGACGAGTCCGGGCGCGACGAAGCCAAGGAACGCGCGTTAAAACTCTTCTCCGAATACAAGAAGCTGGGAGCGTCGCTCCCGCATCTCGACGAGCGCGAGCGTTCGCTGCTGACGCAACGCGAAGCGATCGAAGCCCTGGCATGGGAAGTCGAACGCGCCGCCGACGAGGATCTCTCGGATGTCGAAGATGCCGTAGCCGGAATCGAGCCGCATCGTTCGACCACGGCGAAGGCCGCCAAGAAACGCAAACGCGCGCCGCTCGAAGTGCGCACGCCGAACGGCAGCCGAATCTTGGTGGGACGCTCGCCGACGGAGAACGCCGACCTGACGTTCCGAGTGGCACGTCCCGGCGATCTCTGGTTTCACGCTCAAGGCATACCGGGCGCTCACGTCATCGTGCAACGCGACGATCGCCGCGAGCCGAACGACGACGACGTGATGGAAGCCGCGCGGCTAGCCGCCCAGCATTCGAAGGCGAAAACCGGAACGAAGGTTCCGATCGATTACACCGAGCGCAAACACGTCAGAAAACAAAAAGACGCGCCCCCCGGCCTAGTCTGGTACACGGATTTCA